The Fluviispira vulneris sequence TGTCTCTTCTCTTTTTTGAATTCGTGCTTCTATTTTCTTGATTTCAAGATTTTTTTCTCTTTGTGCTCGTTCAAAATCTCGACCTTCATTAATAGCAAGTTCTTTCGCTTCTCTGAGAGCTTTTTTAACAAGTTCATCCGCTTGCGCTCGGGCTTCCCCAAGTCTTTTCTCCGCTTCTTCATGTTTGATCTTTAAATCCTGCGTTAGGGCGCGCATGTTCATTGTATGAACCCCCAAAAACGCTAGGGCGGCCACAGCTATTCCGATAGCTATGATCAGTACATATTCCCAAACACCCATGTTTTTATGACTCCAAAAATATAATTTCATTAATTTTTATGTCTAAGTAAATCCTTTTAGGGACATACCAACATTTTACAGTTTCCGACCTTAGAACATCGTATAGATTTTTACCAGTAATAGAATAAGTGGAAACAAAAAAGGCTGGCAATAAAAATTGCCAGCCTTTTTTTAAATAATGGTGCGGATGGGCGGACTCGAACCGCCATGCTTGCGCACACGCCCCTCAAACGTGCGTGTCTACCAATTTCACCACATCCGCAGTGAGGGGGTTAGTACCTTAGGAAAAATAAAAGGTCAACTTTTTCCTGTATGAAATTTTAAAAAAGTGAAGTTTAAAATAAAATAAAGTAAATTCAAGAACTTACACTAAATAGAAAGTCTCACTAATTTAGTAATTTGCTTGCATTTGTCATTCTTTCCTTTCAGGTTTAATCTTTCTATGATTTTGCATTCTATCAGGTTAAGGAGTTTTAAATGTCTGAAATAGTTGAACTTAATGATGATAATGGGGCTTCAGAGTTAAAGAAGGAGAATTTGGCGCTTATCGACTACTATGCGCCTTGGTGTGGATCCTGTCGTATGGCATTGCCAATGTTTAAAAAAATTGCGAATGAACTGGGTTTGCCATTGTATAAGATTGATGCGGAAAAAAATGAAAATTTGCGTGGATTAATAGAAATAGAAAATCTTCCAACTGTTGCAATATGGAAAGACGATAAAATGATAGCCAGTATTTGTACGACAAAGGAAGAAGGGCTGCGTTCATTTTTGAAATCTCATGGTATTGGTGGTTGATATGGATATAAAAGTAATTAAAGAATTATCGCAAAAATATTCTCAGGATGATCTTTTAAAATTTGCAGATGAACTTGAAAACTCCGAAAAAACAAGCTGCCCAGAATGTCAAAATAACTCAGATTTAAATGAAGTTATGAGTAATTTTCTGCAAGCATGTGAAATTAAAAAATTGATTGACAATGGTGTTTCTTTAAATGAGGCTGTCAGAGAATTTACAAAAAGAGTGAGAACTGTTTTGTCATAATATGAGAATCGCTAAATTGAATAAAAATAATGTTGCAAAAATTTCTTATCCATTATTTGCATTTATGTTACTTATTCTTCCTTTATTTAATCATGTTTTTGCAAGATTAAATGCAGGCTTAGCTGTGTTAAGTGGTATTTTATTGTCTCTGATCTTGCAAAACCCATATCATAAGCAGACTAAACAAATTGCAGCAAAATTTTTATCATGGTCTATTATTGGATTAGGCTTTGGTATGAATTTGATAAAAGTTGCAGAGGTCGGACTGAATGGAGTTACATATACCATTATTGGGATCGCTTTAACTTTGATTTTAGGAATAATAATTGGAAAAATTTTAAATAATAAAAGAGATATGTCCCTTTTAATTTCAGTCGGTACAGCAATTTGTGGAGGCAGTGCTATTGCTGCACTAGCTCCAGCAATTAAAGCAAATAATAATGATATTTCTGTATCATTAGCTATAGTCTTTATTTTAAATGCGCTTGCTCTTTTTATTTTTCCACCTATAGGAGAATTCTTTAACTTATCTCAAGTGCAATTTGGTTTGTGGAGTGCATTGGCAATTCATGACACCAGTTCAGTCGTAGGCGCAACTTTGGCTTATGGTGAGCAATCCTTAGAAATGGGTACGACTGTTAAGCTTGCGCGGGCAATATGGATCGTTCCAGTCGTTTTTTTGATAGGAATTTATTATGCAAAATATATTTTTAAAAACGGGGAAAATCCAAAAGAAAAAGTAAAAAAACCTTGGTTTATAATTTGGTTCCTCTTAGCAGCGGCAATCGTAACTTGGGTCCCATCTTTGCAAGCACCTGGTCAAATTATACGTGGCATTTCAGAAAGAATGCTTATTATTATTTTATTTTGTATAGGCTCAAACCTTTCTCGCTCAGCAATAAAAAGTGTAGGGATTCATCCATTTATTCAAGGAGTATTGCTTTGGTTAATTATGGCTTCACTTACATTTATGGCAATATATTTTCATAAGATCGGTGTTTAGTTATATTTTATAAATTATCATTTAATATTTTTTGTTGCATGCTCACCATCAGATTTTTTTAAAGTCAAACTCAAGATAGATACTGGTAAAATACAAAGTGCTAGAATAAAAAAAGTAGTTCTAAAAGCTTCTATTGCTTTCGGATTATGTATTGGAAAAGTATAATAATTAAGAAAACTAATCAAAATAAAAGAAGAAAATCCAATGGATATACTATTTGAAAATTGGCGGATTGTGACATCAAGACTTGTAGCGGTGGCAGAAATATTTTTGGGTACATCGACATAGATCATTGGTCCATTGCTCGAGAAAGCTAAAATATTAAAAAAACCAAAAATAGCAGTTGAAAATATTATATAAATAAGACTGCTATTTTGATTAATAAAAGAGATTAAAATAAGCGCAAAACATATACCAAATGGTGCGATTGAAAGAACTCTTTTGAATCCATATCTTTTTAATATTCTTGGAGATATACCACGCATAATGAGAGCACCAACGGCCATGGGGGCGACTAACAATCCGGATTTTAAAGGTGTCATACCAAATTGCAATTGAAAGAGTAATGGAAGGAGAAAAGAAACACCGCCAGTAGATATATAAGTTATACTATTTCCGATAACTCCTGTCCTAAAAGTTTTTATTTTAAAAAGAGTTAAATTTAAAATAGATTTTTCCTGCATTTTAATTGCATGATATATGAATAAAAGAAGAGTAAATGAACCAATTGTAGCTACAAAAGTGTGTAGTTTACTTGAAATTAAGTTTTCTCCAACTGTTTCCAAGGCAACAGTCAACGAGGCTAATGAAATTCCAGATAAGAAAAACCCTTTTAAATCTAAGCGTTTTTTATTTTCTGCAATTTCGTTGGGAATATATTTTTGCACTAATAGATAAGTTAAAATACCCATCGGAATATTAATAAAGAAAATGATGCGCCATGTTGTGTAGGTCGTGATAACTCCACCTAATAAAGGACCTACAATTGGACCAAAAAGTGCTGGAAAAAATATCAGCATGGTAGCGCGTACAAGTTCAGATGGAGGAAAAATACGTACCATAATGAGGCGTGCAACAGGTGTCATCAGTGCGCCGCCAAATCCTTGGATAAAGCGAAATATAGAAAGTTCTACCAGAGAAGTTGCAAGACCACAGAGAATAGAACTTATGGTAAAAATAATGATTGCAGAAGATAAAACCGGTTTTGTGCCGAAGCGATCTGCAGCCCAGCCGCTTATGGGTATAAACATAGCTAAACTCAGCAAATAACTAGTCACTGCAAATTTTAAGTTTACAGGATTGGCTTTTAGTGAATGTGCTATATCTGGAATCGCTGTATTAATTATGGTTGTGTCAACCATTTCGATAAACATAATTCCAGCCAATATCCAAATAATAACCCTTTTATTAATATCTTCTGGATTCATTTTAAAAAATCTTTCTGTCCTTTAAAGCAGGAAGTCTTGTTCTAGATTCATCTATACTTGATTTATAAATGTCGGCGGTCATAATTCCTGTTTCTTCATTCATTCGAGCTATGATTTTTCCCCAAGGGTCAATAATCATGCTATTTCCATAATTTTTCTTTTGACCATTCAAGAAGGAGCCTGTTTGGTTGCAAGCTACAACAAAACATTGATTTTCGATAGCGCGCGCACGTAATAAAACTTCCCAATGATCTTTGCCTGTTTGCCAGACAAAAGCTGCGGTTACAAAAATAATATCGAAGAAATTATCTTGTTTTAAGGCAGAGCGGATGATTTCGGGAAAGCGCAAATCATAGCAGATGATATTGAAAGCATTCCAGATCCCCTCTGAAGTATTTAATTGATATGATTTTGGATTTTCTCCGATTTCATAGGAATCACTTTCACAATAGAGAGGATTGCCATTTTTATCATGCAGATTAAAAAGATGTTTTTTTCTATATGTAGATAAAACTTCGCCATTTTTATTATATGTTACGCAGGTATTATAAACTTTTTTAGAATTATTAGGTATTTCTTCTGAATGACTGCCGGCTACAATATTCACTTTATATTCTTTTGCAGCAGTTTGAATTTGAGCAAATATACCTTCATGTAATTTTGATTTTGTTTGTACTCTGAGACTCTCGTCTCCCATATATGTAAACATTTCGGGCAGAACAATAGTTTCTGCTCCTTGTTTTGCCGCTTCTGCAATATTATTTAAGGTAATTTTAAGATTCTCGTTGACGTCATTTTGAGGGTTTAACTGAAGACAGGAAATGCGCATGAAAAAAAACTCCTTGTAAAAGGGATAACCTCTTTATTAAAATTAGAGCGAAATATTTTATAGCATAAGACATATGTAATTTCATTCTTGAGATATAATAAAATTAGTCACTTTTGCATTATTTGAAGCACCAGCCGTTGCTGTTATTTGGCTGAATAAATTGGCAAGAAGTGATGAACCAGTCGTTGTTCCTGCTGAGATACCTGCACTTGATAAATTTGTTTGTGCATTTTGCAGATTTGTATAGACATTTGATGAGTCAGTTGCACTCATTGCATTGGTAAGTGCAGTTGATATATTGCCTGAACTATCTAAACAATCTGCTTTTATAATTAAAATTGCGAGACCTGCTTGAGCAAGAGCCAATTGGTAATTTTGATTTGCCGTACGTTGAGAAGCAGATATCGTGCTTAAAATATTAACTGCGTTTGTCATATATGTTATATTAGTGGAAGTTCCGCTAGGCATTGAAGCCAAAATAGCTTGAAAATTATTTTTTGCGCTGCTTGTATTCGTTAAAATCGAAACAGTGATATTCAGTAGGTTGTATCCTGCGGAAAGCATATAAGCTGTGCCAAGCATACTAATGGCTTGAGTGTCATTAGGATTGCTGTTCAAATAAGATACTAAAGAACTGATGGCAGAAGGATAATCTCCTGAATAAATGCTGCTTTGTGCTTTGTCTTTTTGACTTTCTGTTGATAATGAAGAGAATAAATTGCTATTGCCACAGGAAATAAAAACGGGTGAGGTAGAAAAAAGCAAAATAATAGTAAATAATTTTATTTGAATTTTATTTAAAATCATTTTAACCACCCAAGCATAATCCGTACAAAAAATCTTTCACTTGGTAGAGAACCAGTAATTTTCCCGATTTCTTCTGTATACATACCGCCTTCTATTTTAACTATTTTAAAGTTTAAAAATAATCCAAATGTTGGGTAACCTTGATTGAGTCCAGTCATTATTCCAAAGAAATTATTTAAAATATATTCAGCTCCTAAATGTATTCTTTTACCAATTTCTGCTTTTTCTGTATTACTTATATCTCTAAAATCTAGGTAGAGACCCACCCGACTTTTTTTTGTGCCAAAAGTTGTCTTAAAGCCTGTATCAAAAACAGTTGGTTCAGAAGATGGAGCTGTGCTCCCTTCTGGAACTGTCCACCGATATTGCATGCCAAGATTGCGCACAGTGAATCCGAGTTGGGTCGAGCTTTCCTTATGTAAAACAAGAAGAAAGCCAATATCTGCGCCCACCCCACTGCCGACATTAAGTGAGTTATTAATAATAGTTTTAAGTGAATTATTTGAGAGTTTAGTATCTACATCAAGGGCAGATATTGCAAGGTCCACTTCTTTTTTCTGAATATATTTTCCATTTAAGCCAACGAGGAAATGGCCATCAAAAAAATCGTGCGCTAAAGTTAAATAAATACCTGCACGATTTGCGCCATAAATATTTGCTGTTGGTATTCCTGTTGATGGATCAATTCCTGCATAAATATTTGAATTTATTCTATCCATCACACCAAGTGATACTTTCTTGAAAACGATTCCCGTAAAACTTTGGCCAGCAGCACTATAAACTTTGTTCTGATTCCCAGCTAAAAGGGATGCCACATTCCCATTGCCCTGTGCTGAGTCATAAAGGCTCTTAATATTGCTTGTCCCTTCTATTTGAGGGCTGATTAATACGATTTCATTTAAAATATTATTTGTATATGCAATTGCTGCTGGATTGTAAAAGATTGAATCTCCTCCATTTGCATCAGCAATGCCAGAATCACCGCGACCTAAAAAGCGAGATGAGCGATATTCCCTTTGCAATTCTTGGGAATAAATGGGTTGAATTTTAAATAATAAAATAAATAGAATAATTGTATTTAAGTTGCATTTAATAGTTTTAATTATTCCATCCATGGATATGTCCTTATCCTTTGATTCATTCAAAGGCTTACGGAAATATCGGAATAAAAAAAGGGAACTTTATTTTAAGTTCCCAAAATTAAAGCAGTATATTGATTTGTTTTATAGAATTTGATTATTCTGCTTAAGAGTTTCGATTCTCTGCGCCAAAGGTGGGTGGGTAGAAAACAATTCTAAAAAACTCGATCTGTTAGAAATTTGAAAAGCAGCTAGGGAAGAAGGTGCTTTTTCTTGTTCCTGTAAAGGTAATTCATAGGCTCGTTGCAGAGCGCTGAGTGCTGCGATCATATTGCTTTTGCCGGCGAGTTGTGCTCCGCCACTATCAGCTTTAAATTCTCTTATCCTTGAGAACCAGCAAATGACAAGACTGCCTAAAATACTGAAAAGTATTTCAAGAACAATAATAACAATAATATTGACGATCGGACGGATGTCCTCTTTCACGAATTGAGTTGTGGCAAAGGCGATAATTCTTGCAAAAAACATGACAAATGCATTTACCACACCTTGGACAAGAGTCATGGTTACCATATCACCATTTGCAATATGTGAAATTTCATGGGCAAGAACACCATCTACTTCGTGTTGATTCATATGTTCTAATAATCCGCTTGATACAGCGACCAGCGATCTTTTTTTAGAAGGGCCCGTTGCAAAAGCGTTTAAATCAGAGCTTTCAAAAATACCAACTTCTGGAGTAGTGGGCAGACCTGCTTTTCTGGCTAATGCAGCAACTCGATTATAAAGATCCCTTTCCCGCGCGTCAGCATTTGTGGGATCAATGACAGAGATGTTCATCGAAAACTTTGCCACCCAGCGGGAGATAGCAAGGCTGATAAAAGCACCGCCAAAACCCCAAATGAAACAAAATGCGAGCAAAGTACCGTAATTTATTCCTCTTTCTGACATATAATGATTTACACCAAGTACCGAAGTTACGATGGTAATGGTAATCATTACTAATATATTTACGGCTAAAAAAAGTATAATGCGTTTTGCCATGTCGTTATTTCCTCCCCTATCGAACTCATATTAAATATACTATATAAATGTAAAAGAATAAATTCTCTTTAGAATAAATTTTATTCTTACAATTAATTTAACAAAGGTTAAAAGCTTTATGGTTTATTCAGACCCTCTTAGTGCAAAAATTGATCAGAAAAAAGTAAAAGTTCGGGTGCAAAATATTCTCGATATGAAAAAAAATTCTAAACGAATTTCATCAATTACCTGTTATGATGCAACTTTTGCCCGCATGATCGAATCAACTGAAATCGATATAGTTTTGGTAGGTGACAGTTTAGGCAATGTAATTCAGGGTAAAAAAAGCACTATAAATGTGTCAATTCATGATATTGCATATCATATAAGCTGTGTCTCATCAGCATTAAAGACCCCCTTATTGGTGGGAGACATGCCTTTTTTGAGCTCTGGAATAAGCCGTGCAGAAACTGCTCACAATGCTGGGATATTGTTACAAGCTGGGGCGGAGGCTGTTAAAATTGAAGGAGCAAGTTCAGAAATATGTGAGCAAATTCATTTTTTAACCCGACATGGCATACCTGTGATGGGGCATATAGGACTTATGCCACAAAGTGTACATGCTTTGAGTGGCTATCGCATACAAGGTAAAAATGAACATGATAAAATGAGGCTTCTGACTGAAGCGCAAAAATTGCAAACAGCAGGTTGTTTTGCCATTGTGCTCGAGCTTATTATGCCCCAAACAGCAAAAGAAATTTCTGAGTCATTAGAAATTCCTACGATTGGAATTGGCTCTGGCAATTTTTGTGATGGAAATATACTTGTGTTGCAGGATATGTTAGGAATGAATAAGGAATTTAAACCAAAATTTTTAAAGCATTTCTTAGAATTAGAGGATTCTATAACTCAAGCTTTAAATGAATATTGTGCTGACGTTAGAAATGCAAAAAGTGAATTAATATGATTGAAAAAAAATTAAGTATAGAAGAAATAAAAGCACGTTTAAAAGTTGTTTGTATATGTAAGGGAATTAAGCAAGCAAGAATTTGTGAGGCGATTGAAAAAGGGGCAGATACGGTTGAAAAAGTTAATAAAGTAACAGGAAGTGGGAGTGGTGGATGCAATGCGACGCGCTGTGGTCCTGTGATAAAAAAGTTGGTTGAAACCAAAGGAAGAATTTTGCTAGAACCTTATAAAACTGAAGTGGAAGACGATGATCTTAATTTCTAAAATTATCTTCATTTTCTAATTTTATATAGTGATTTAAACTTTCAATAATAGAATAAGAGTGTGGATAGTCTCTGCGAATACCTATGTGAAAGTGAGTTGAACTCTTTTTTATAAAAGGA is a genomic window containing:
- a CDS encoding thioredoxin family protein, with protein sequence MSEIVELNDDNGASELKKENLALIDYYAPWCGSCRMALPMFKKIANELGLPLYKIDAEKNENLRGLIEIENLPTVAIWKDDKMIASICTTKEEGLRSFLKSHGIGG
- a CDS encoding DUF6952 family protein, which produces MDIKVIKELSQKYSQDDLLKFADELENSEKTSCPECQNNSDLNEVMSNFLQACEIKKLIDNGVSLNEAVREFTKRVRTVLS
- a CDS encoding YeiH family protein, whose protein sequence is MNKNNVAKISYPLFAFMLLILPLFNHVFARLNAGLAVLSGILLSLILQNPYHKQTKQIAAKFLSWSIIGLGFGMNLIKVAEVGLNGVTYTIIGIALTLILGIIIGKILNNKRDMSLLISVGTAICGGSAIAALAPAIKANNNDISVSLAIVFILNALALFIFPPIGEFFNLSQVQFGLWSALAIHDTSSVVGATLAYGEQSLEMGTTVKLARAIWIVPVVFLIGIYYAKYIFKNGENPKEKVKKPWFIIWFLLAAAIVTWVPSLQAPGQIIRGISERMLIIILFCIGSNLSRSAIKSVGIHPFIQGVLLWLIMASLTFMAIYFHKIGV
- a CDS encoding DHA2 family efflux MFS transporter permease subunit, which gives rise to MNPEDINKRVIIWILAGIMFIEMVDTTIINTAIPDIAHSLKANPVNLKFAVTSYLLSLAMFIPISGWAADRFGTKPVLSSAIIIFTISSILCGLATSLVELSIFRFIQGFGGALMTPVARLIMVRIFPPSELVRATMLIFFPALFGPIVGPLLGGVITTYTTWRIIFFINIPMGILTYLLVQKYIPNEIAENKKRLDLKGFFLSGISLASLTVALETVGENLISSKLHTFVATIGSFTLLLFIYHAIKMQEKSILNLTLFKIKTFRTGVIGNSITYISTGGVSFLLPLLFQLQFGMTPLKSGLLVAPMAVGALIMRGISPRILKRYGFKRVLSIAPFGICFALILISFINQNSSLIYIIFSTAIFGFFNILAFSSNGPMIYVDVPKNISATATSLDVTIRQFSNSISIGFSSFILISFLNYYTFPIHNPKAIEAFRTTFFILALCILPVSILSLTLKKSDGEHATKNIK
- a CDS encoding nitrilase-related carbon-nitrogen hydrolase codes for the protein MRISCLQLNPQNDVNENLKITLNNIAEAAKQGAETIVLPEMFTYMGDESLRVQTKSKLHEGIFAQIQTAAKEYKVNIVAGSHSEEIPNNSKKVYNTCVTYNKNGEVLSTYRKKHLFNLHDKNGNPLYCESDSYEIGENPKSYQLNTSEGIWNAFNIICYDLRFPEIIRSALKQDNFFDIIFVTAAFVWQTGKDHWEVLLRARAIENQCFVVACNQTGSFLNGQKKNYGNSMIIDPWGKIIARMNEETGIMTADIYKSSIDESRTRLPALKDRKIF
- the htpX gene encoding protease HtpX produces the protein MAKRIILFLAVNILVMITITIVTSVLGVNHYMSERGINYGTLLAFCFIWGFGGAFISLAISRWVAKFSMNISVIDPTNADARERDLYNRVAALARKAGLPTTPEVGIFESSDLNAFATGPSKKRSLVAVSSGLLEHMNQHEVDGVLAHEISHIANGDMVTMTLVQGVVNAFVMFFARIIAFATTQFVKEDIRPIVNIIVIIVLEILFSILGSLVICWFSRIREFKADSGGAQLAGKSNMIAALSALQRAYELPLQEQEKAPSSLAAFQISNRSSFLELFSTHPPLAQRIETLKQNNQIL
- the panB gene encoding 3-methyl-2-oxobutanoate hydroxymethyltransferase; this encodes MVYSDPLSAKIDQKKVKVRVQNILDMKKNSKRISSITCYDATFARMIESTEIDIVLVGDSLGNVIQGKKSTINVSIHDIAYHISCVSSALKTPLLVGDMPFLSSGISRAETAHNAGILLQAGAEAVKIEGASSEICEQIHFLTRHGIPVMGHIGLMPQSVHALSGYRIQGKNEHDKMRLLTEAQKLQTAGCFAIVLELIMPQTAKEISESLEIPTIGIGSGNFCDGNILVLQDMLGMNKEFKPKFLKHFLELEDSITQALNEYCADVRNAKSELI
- a CDS encoding (2Fe-2S)-binding protein gives rise to the protein MIEKKLSIEEIKARLKVVCICKGIKQARICEAIEKGADTVEKVNKVTGSGSGGCNATRCGPVIKKLVETKGRILLEPYKTEVEDDDLNF